In Bufo gargarizans isolate SCDJY-AF-19 chromosome 6, ASM1485885v1, whole genome shotgun sequence, a single genomic region encodes these proteins:
- the LOC122941683 gene encoding gastrula zinc finger protein XlCGF17.1-like, whose translation MMTFTIFFSQKMKGKDLNNINPTETYVRGDEQSIEDISADNSPDNCATSSKEHLISSDFTENDCRITEDTFEEDTVAPHIPASTYHSKNLSSDPFQWIRSFDSSQTTKQNKDQQWVEHPRTHTREKPYLCSHCGKCIIQKSDLIKYLRFHMDEKPFPCLECGKCFTLKSALVIHQRIHTGERPYPCSECDKCFTHKSALIAHQRIHTGEKPYSCSECDRCFTYKSALVAHQITHTGEKPYSCSECGKCFTNKSTLVTHRRCHTGERPFSCSECGKCFSQKAVLVTHQKIHTGEKPFSCSECGRCFTQKSTLLTHQRRHTKKKPFSCQKE comes from the exons ATGATGacttttacaatatttttttcacagaagaTGAAGGGTAaagatctgaacaatattaatcctacagagacatatgtgaggggtgatgagcagagtatagaggacatttctgcagataacagcccag ATAACTGTGCCACAAGCTCAAAGGAACATCTTATATCTTCAGATTTTACAGAAAATGATTGTCGCATCACCGAGGACACATTTGAAGAGGATACAGTTGCCCCACATATACCGGCCTCAACCTATCATAGCAAGAATCTATCATCCGATCCTTTTCAATGGATCCGATCTTTTGATTCATCACAGACTACTAAGCAAAACAAAGATCAACAATGGGTTGAACATCCAAGAACTCACAcaagagagaagccatatttGTGTTCACATTGTGGGAAATGTATTATCCAGAAATCAGATCTTATTAAATACCTAAGATTTCACATGGATGAAAAGCCATttccatgtttagaatgtgggaaatgttttaccctgaaatcagctcttgttattcatcagagaattcacacaggagagaggccatatccatgttcagaatgtgacaaATGTTTTACTCACAAATCCGCTCTTAttgcacatcagagaattcacacaggggagaagccatattcatgttcagaatgtgacagATGCTTTACTTATAAATCAGCTCTTGTTGCCCATCAaataactcacacaggggagaagccatattcatgttcagaatgtgggaaatgttttactaatAAATCAACTCTTGTTACACATCGGAGAtgtcacacaggggagaggccattttcatgttcagaatgtgggaaatgttttagtcagaaagcagttcttgttacacatcagaaaattcacacaggagaaaagccattttcatgctcagaatgtgggagatgttttactCAAAAATCAACTCTTCTTACACATCAGAGACGTcacacaaagaagaagccattttcatgtcagaAAGAGTAA